In the genome of Carnobacterium pleistocenium FTR1, one region contains:
- a CDS encoding GTPase, producing MKNLDKNFNMVQDILNKTEEELKKMSPVNVLVIGKTGVGKSTLINNVFRENLALTGIGRPITKHLRRISKEGIPMVLYDTRGLELSLEVQKEIKDEVFDTIKEKKKSGIKEEIHIAYYCINANSSRIEPTELELISELSGKIPVVIVLTQSIGESATLFKEYIENLNLPIYGVVAVMAEDFKVTEDFSVSSFGLKELIELSFEIIPEEVKKAFNNAQQVDIARKANSARSWALRYIGTSFGVGFLPIPFSDASVLVPMQVTLLAHITAIFGISMDKSTIASLVAAIGGTGGATFAGRYIVSNVIKMIPGAGTVVGGFISGSTAAIITTALSMSYIEVLTIIAAGEKDGKYPDLKNIEILMREKFQERLKKGSKIDKKIDITTDLPKENLELDDSKKDYFLSKFKRLIKRKNSKNDS from the coding sequence ATGAAGAATTTAGATAAAAATTTCAATATGGTTCAAGATATTTTAAACAAAACCGAAGAAGAGCTAAAAAAGATGAGCCCCGTTAACGTGTTGGTAATCGGGAAGACAGGAGTAGGGAAGAGTACATTAATCAATAATGTCTTCAGAGAAAATCTAGCTTTAACAGGTATTGGAAGACCTATAACGAAGCATTTAAGACGTATTTCTAAAGAAGGAATCCCAATGGTTTTGTATGATACTAGAGGGTTAGAATTGAGTCTAGAAGTACAAAAAGAAATAAAAGACGAGGTTTTTGATACTATTAAAGAAAAGAAGAAATCAGGTATTAAGGAAGAAATCCATATTGCTTATTATTGCATTAATGCAAATTCCTCTCGTATAGAGCCTACAGAACTTGAATTAATCAGTGAATTGAGTGGGAAAATTCCAGTAGTTATTGTTTTAACTCAGTCTATTGGTGAATCTGCAACATTGTTTAAAGAGTACATTGAAAATTTGAATTTGCCGATTTATGGTGTGGTAGCTGTTATGGCTGAAGATTTTAAAGTAACGGAAGATTTTTCAGTTTCATCATTTGGCTTAAAAGAATTGATTGAATTAAGCTTTGAAATTATACCGGAAGAGGTAAAAAAAGCTTTTAACAATGCCCAACAAGTAGATATAGCTCGCAAAGCTAATTCCGCGCGCAGTTGGGCGTTAAGATACATTGGAACATCATTTGGAGTTGGTTTTTTACCAATACCTTTTTCTGATGCATCCGTTCTTGTACCTATGCAAGTAACTTTATTGGCTCATATCACAGCAATATTTGGTATTTCAATGGATAAATCAACCATTGCAAGTCTTGTAGCAGCAATAGGTGGGACTGGCGGAGCGACCTTTGCCGGAAGGTATATCGTTTCTAATGTTATAAAAATGATACCTGGTGCAGGTACAGTCGTTGGAGGATTCATTAGTGGTTCAACAGCTGCAATCATTACAACCGCTCTTTCTATGAGCTATATTGAGGTGTTGACCATTATAGCTGCTGGAGAAAAAGATGGAAAATATCCAGATCTCAAAAACATTGAAATTTTAATGAGAGAAAAATTTCAAGAACGGTTAAAAAAAGGTTCTAAAATCGATAAAAAAATTGATATAACAACTGACTTACCAAAAGAAAATTTAGAATTAGACGATTCAAAAAAAGATTATTTTTTAAGTAAATTTAAAAGGTTGATCAAGCGAAAAAATTCTAAAAATGATTCATAA
- a CDS encoding YrrS family protein produces MKNSKDNKKNTRSNKYDKERKTVKILTFAVVIAALIVVILLIMSLFSGGDSQQEGITESSSVVIEDSNDSTQSEAQSSESSSESSSESSSESVASESAESEESEESESDEKEEAEPTDDNVAEAYTEDWKPVETEQEGEHTTNFNEGSQDRIEIKKAAAVATGLNESDMTEWWVGNGGEGQVVATVSDSDQTKTYRVYLNWIDGEGWQPAKVEQLKENDKR; encoded by the coding sequence ATGAAAAATTCTAAAGATAATAAAAAGAATACTCGTTCAAATAAATATGATAAAGAAAGAAAAACGGTAAAAATATTGACTTTTGCAGTAGTGATTGCGGCCTTAATCGTTGTTATATTGTTGATAATGTCACTTTTTAGTGGAGGAGATAGTCAGCAAGAAGGAATAACTGAGAGTTCAAGTGTAGTCATAGAAGATAGTAATGATTCAACTCAAAGTGAAGCACAAAGCTCTGAAAGTAGTTCTGAGAGCAGTTCTGAGAGCAGTTCTGAATCAGTAGCAAGTGAATCAGCGGAGTCAGAGGAAAGTGAAGAATCTGAATCTGATGAGAAAGAAGAAGCTGAACCGACCGATGATAATGTAGCAGAAGCATATACAGAGGATTGGAAACCAGTAGAAACGGAACAAGAAGGAGAACATACAACTAATTTTAACGAAGGTTCTCAAGACCGTATCGAAATCAAAAAAGCTGCAGCAGTTGCAACTGGCTTAAATGAATCAGATATGACTGAATGGTGGGTTGGAAATGGCGGGGAAGGGCAGGTAGTAGCAACTGTCTCAGATAGTGACCAAACAAAAACGTACCGCGTATACTTGAACTGGATAGACGGTGAAGGATGGCAGCCAGCGAAAGTAGAACAATTAAAAGAAAATGATAAACGATAA